The nucleotide window CGGCTACGTTACCCGCGACGCTCGTCAAGTCGAGCGTAAGAAAGTGGGTCTGCGCAAAGCCCGTCGTCGTCCCCAGTTCTCCAAGCGTTAATTTCACGCTTATTGTTCTATGTCAAAGCCCGGCACTGCCGGGCTTTTTTATTGTCTACTGCACGCCGAGACGGCCCCCTTTTACCTTGTGTTCAAAGGGGCTTTTCTTTATGATCTTGGCGATTTTGTAACTTGATCTCAGACCCTCTTCGCCTCGGCGGAAAAGAAGGGTCGATCCTGTGAACCGAAGGCCGCAACCATAACCATAACCTGCGGCGATCGTTCCACAACTGGAGAGAATTGGATGAGCAATGCGCCTGTAGATTCCGGTCGTCGCCGGTTTCTGACCTGGTCCACCGCTGCGGTGGGAGCGGTCGGTGCCGGCTTTGCTGCCGTGCCCTTCATCGCTTCCTGGAATCCCAGTGCCAAAGCCAAGGCCGCCGGTGCGCCGGTGGAAGTGGACATCAGCAAAGTAGAGCCGGGTCAGCTGATCCGTGTCGAGTGGCGAGGCAAGCCGGTCTGGATCGTCAACCGCCGCGGCAAGATCCTCGAAGAGCTGAGTGGTCATGACGACCAGCTCAAGGACCCCCAGTCCGCCGAGCCGCAACAGCCCGACTACGCCCAGAACCCGACCCGTTCCATCAAGCCCGATTTCCTGGTGGCCGTTGGCCTCTGTACCCACCTGGGCTGCTCTCCGACCTACCGCAAGGGCGACTTCGCCGAGCAGGTGGAAGGTGTGGACTACGGTTTCTTCTGCCCCTGCCACGGTTCCAAGTTCGACATGGCCGGCCGCGTCTTCCAGAACGTACCCGCGGGCCTGAACCTGGTCATCCCGCCCCATCAATACGTGGATGACACCACCATCCTGGTGGGCGTGGACAAAGGAGCTGCCTGATGAACAAGCTGATCGCCTGGATCGACGAACGCATTCCCATGACCGCCACCTGGGATAAGCACGTCGGCAAATATCCCGCTCCGAAGAACTTCAACTTCTGGTATTTCTTCGGCTCCCTGGCGCTGCTGGTGCTGGTCAACCAGATCCTCACCGGCATCTGGCTGACCATGAACTACAACCCGTCCGCCGAGGGCGCCTTCGCGTCCATCGAATACATCATGCGTGACGTGGACTACGGCTGGCTGCTGCGCTACATGCACTCAACCGGTGCCTCCGCCTTCTTCATCGTGGTCTACCTGCACATGTACCGCGGCCTCATCTACGGCTCCTACCAGAAGCCCCGTGAGCTGCTGTGGATCTTCGGCATGCTGATCTTCCTGGTGCTGATGGCCGAAGCCTTCATGGGCTACCTGCTGCCCTGGGGCCAGATGTCCTACTGGGGCGCTCAGGTCATCATCTCGCTGTTTGGGGCCATCCCGGTCATCGGCGACGACCTGACCCTGTGGATCCGCGGTGACTACGTGGTCTCCGGTGCCACCCTGAACCGTTTCTTCGCCCTGCACGTCATCGCCCTGCCGCTGGTACTGGTGGTGCTGGTGTTCCTGCACATCGTGGCGCTGCACCACGTGGGTTCCAACAACCCCGACGGCATCGAGATCAAGAAGAACAAGGACGAGAACGGTTGGCCCAAGGATGCCATTCCTTTCCACCCCTACTACTCCGTCAAGGACATCGTGGGCGTGGCCGGCTTCCTGATCCTGTTCTGCTACGTGATCTTCTTCGCCCCGGAAATGGGCGGCAAGTTCCTGGAGCATCCGAACTTCGAGGCGGCCGATCCCCTGACCACCCCCGAACACATCTTCCCGGTCTGGTACTTCACCCCCTTCTACGCGATCCTGAAGGCGGTACCGAACAAGCTGGGCGGCGTCATCGCCATGTTCGCCTCCATCATAGTGCTGTTCCTGCTGCCCTGGATTGACCGCTGCAAGGTCAAGTCCATCCGCTATCGCAGCGGCTGGCACAAGCTGAACATCGCACAGTTCGTGATCAGCTTCCTGATCCTGGGCTACACCGGCGGCATCCCGGCCACCCCGGGCATCATAGTGCTGTCCCAGATCACCACTGTGCTGTACTTCATGTTCTTCGTCTTCCTGTGGCTGTACAGCAAGAACGAGAAGACCAAACCGGTACCGGAGAGGGTGACATTCAAATGAAACGCCTACTGATCGCATTCCTGGCCCTGCTGCCGACCCTGACCCTGGCCGCCGGTGGCAATGTCCACCTGGACAAGGCCGAGTATGACCTGAGCGACAAGGCCTCCCTGCAGCGGGGCGCCAAGCTGTTCATGAACTACTGCTTCGGCTGTCACCAGATGCAGTACCAGCGCTACCAGCGCACCGCCGACGACCTGGGCATTCCGGTTGACCTGATGCAGGAAAACCTGATGTTCAACGACGTCAAGATCGGCAGCCACATGACCAACGCCATGCCCCAGGACAAGGCGGCCAAGTGGTTCGGCAAGGTACCGCCGGATCTGACCCTGGTGGCCCGGGTGCGCGGTGCCGACTGGATCTACACCTACCTGCGCTCCTTCTATGTGGACGAGAGCCGTCCCTGGGGCGTGAACAACGCCGTCTTCCCGGACGTGGGCATGCCCCACGTACTGCAGGAGCTGCAGGGCGTGCCCCACAAGACCTACGAAACCCGCCTGGTCGACGGCGAGGAAAAAGAGGTCTATGTGGGCATCAAGGCCGACGGTACCGGTGAGCTGTCCGAGGAAGAGTACGACAAGGCCGTGCTGGATCTGGTCAACTTCCTGGAGTACACAGGTGAGCCCATGCGCCTCGAGTCCGAAAGCCTCGGCTGGAAGGTGCTGCTGTTCCTGGCCATCTTCTTCGTCTTCGCCTACTTCTTGAAGAAAGAGTACTGGAAAGACGTACACTAAGATCTGTCCGCAGCAATGGGGGCTTCGGCTCCCATTGCTGTTTTGCGTTTACGCAGTAACTGAATTTTCTGGAGGCAAGTATGGCTGTGGCAGCCAACAAACGCTCAGTGATGACCCTCTTCTGCGGTGCCAGCGACATGTACAGTCACCAGGTCCGCATCGTGCTGGCCGAGAAAGGTGTCAGTGTCGACATCGTCGAAGTCGATCTGGCCAACCCGCCGGAAGATCTGGTCGAGCTGAACCCCTATGTCACCTTGCCGACCCTGGTTGATCGCGAGCTGACCCTGTACCGGGCCGAGATCATCAACGAGTACCTGGATGAGCGCTTCCCCCATCCGCCGTTGATGCCCGTCTACCCGGTCACCCGTGGTACCGCCCGCCTGACCATGTACCGGATCCAGCAGGACTGGTACCTACTTGCCGAGCGCATCGAGAAAGGCGACAAGGCCGCCGAAGCCCGTCAGGAGCTCAAGGAGAACCTGCTGGCCCTGGCGCCCCTGTTCGGCGAAACGCCTTTCTTCATGAGTGAAGAATTCGGCCTGATGGACTGCGTGCTGGCCCCGCTGCTGTGGCGCCTGCCCGTCCTGGGCGTCGAGCTGTCCGGCCGTGGTGCCAAGGAAGTGCGCGCCTACATGGCCCGTATCTTCGAACGCGAAGCCTTCCAGGCCTCCCTGACCGAAGCCGAACGGGACATGCACCATGGCTGACGAGCGCCTGCTCAGCGCCCACAGGCCCTACCTGCTGAGGGCCTTCTACGAGTGGCTGCTGGACAACGAGCTCACCCCCTACCTGGTGGTGGACGCCTCCCAGCCCGGGGTGGAAGTGCCCCAGGAGCATGTCAAGGACGGCCAGATCGTCCTCAACATCGCCCCCCACGCCGTGGGCAACCTGCAGCTGGGCAATGCCGAGGTGAGCTTCAATGCCCGTTTCGGCGGCGTGCCCAGGCAGATCCGGGTGCCCATGCCGGCGGTGATGGCCATCTACGCCCGTGAAAACGGTGCCGGCACCCTGTTCGAGGACGAGCCCTACTACGAGGCCCTGCGCGAAGGCATGGTCAGCCTGGAGGGCGATGGCCCGGACGACGATCCCGAGCCGCCCAAGCCGGGCAAGAAGGCCCCCTTCCTGAAGGTGGTCAAATAAAAAAACGGCGCTCTTGGCGCCGTTTTTTTATGCCGCGCGCCGTTACTGGTACTGGAATACCTTCACCACCTTGGTGACGCCACTGACGTTACGGGCGATCTCGGTGGCCAGCTCCGCCTCCTGGCGGTTGACCAGGCCCATCAGGAAGACTTCCGAGTTCTCGGTGACCACCTTCACCGCCGAGCTGTCCAGATCGCCGGCGGCCAGGAGCTTGCCCTTGATCACCGAGGTGAGCCAGGTGTCGTGGGTGCGGGTGCCCATGCGAGTGGGGGTCATCAGGCGGATCTGGTTATGGATCTTGCGCACGCCGGGAATGGTGCGCACGCCGTTGAGGATCTGGCTGCGCAGCTGTTCGCCCGGGGCCTGGCCCACCAGCAGCACCTCGCCGTCCATGCTGACGGCGGTGATGTGGGTCTGCTTGCGCAGCGTGGGGTCGCCGGCGATGAGTCCGGAGATCTTCAGCTCGATGCTTTCGTCGTCCAGCTGGGCGCCCACGGTGCGCCTGTCGTTGGCCACCACGGCGGTGCCGGCGGCACCGGCCACCACGGCGGCGGCACACCCTTCCAGCAGCAGGCAGGTCGCCAGCAGGCCGCTCAGGATCAATTTATGGTTCATGGTCATCCCTCCTGAGGAAACAAGGCGTTGTCGATGAGATCGCCCAGGCAGTGCAGCACCAGCAGGTGCACCTCCTGGATGCGGGCGGTGCGGTAGCCGGGCACGCGGATCTCGGCATCGTTGGGGCCCAGCAGGCCGGCCATTTCGCCGCCATCCATGCCGGTCAGCGCCACTATGGTCATGTCCCGGGTCAGGGCAGCCTCCATGGCCTTGATGACGTTGCGGGAGTTGCCCGAGGTGGAGATGGCCAGCAGCACGTCGCCGGACTGGCCCAGGGCCCTGACCTGCTTGCAGAAGATCTCCGCGAAGTGGTCGTCGTTGGCCACGGCGGTCAGGGTCGACACCTCGGCGCCCAGGGCCAGGGCCGGCAGGCTGGGCCGCTCGGCTTCGAACCTGTGGGTGAGGGCGGTGGCGAAATGCTGGGCATGGAGGGCCGAGCCGCCGTTGCCGCACAGCAGGATCTTGTTGCCGCCCAGCAGGCAGTGCACCAGCATCAGCGCGGCCCGCTCTATGGCTTCCGGCAGCGCCTCGCTGGCGGCGATCTTGGTTTGAATGCTCTCGGTAAAGCTGTCCTTGATACGGTCCAGCATGCTGTCTCCTAAAGGCTGGCGGCGAAGGCGGAGCGGATCCAGTCCGGCTCTTCGCTGCCGTCAAAGCAAATCACATCAAAGCGGCAGGGGCTGTCCCACAGGTTGAGCCCCCTGGCCGACAGGTAGCGGCTGGCCGCCTTGAGCAGCCGTTGTTGCTGGGCCCGGCTCAGGGCGCCGGCAGCCCCCCCGAAGGCCTTGTCCCGCCGGTACTTGACCTCGATGAAGACCCAGCAGTCGCCGTCCTTCATGACCAGATCCAGCTCGCCGCCCTTGAAGCGGACGTTGCTGGCCACCGGGATCAGGCCCTGCTGCTGCAGCCAGGCCTGGGCCCGGCGCTCATAGTGACGGCCCTTGGCCGTCTTGCTGAGGGGGAACCACATGTTCTTCCAGGCGGATCTGGCTGGGGCCGATCCGCATCCAGTTCAGGCGGCGGTGCACTATGCCGTTTTCGTCGATGTGCAGCCGGCCCGACACCCCTTCGATGGGCGTGCCGCCCAGCAGGCGCAGGCTGGCCAGGCGGGGCAGGATGCGGGCGGCATCATAGCCCAGGGCGAACAGCCGCTCCAGCTCCTTGGGCCACTGGGGATGCTCCCTTTCCAGGCTCTGGCGCAGGGTCAGGGCCGGGCCGTGCTCGGCACTCAGCAGCGGCAACTCGGAATAGCTGAGGCCGCGCAGATCCCGCATGGCCGCCTGGTCGTTGATGACCGGCTGGCTGCGGGAGGAGGTGAACAGCGGCAGGGGCTCGGCGAAGGGGCTGATGCTGACGTCGATGAAGGGCTTGATCAGCCCCACCTCGCGGCCGGAGGCGACCAGGTAGACGAAGTCCAGATCCCGGCGGCTGCGGGCCTCGGCTTCCAGCTCCCGGCCCAGCAGGGACTGCATCTGGCGAATGCGTGCCTGGGAATCGGGCAGGTGCAGGGCCTGGCGGATGGCGTCCTGGAGTCGATCGCTGTTGGGCAGCATCACCACTTCCACCGGCTCCTGGTGGCCGTAGCTGCGCCAGCGCTGGATAAAGGCCTGCACCTGGCGCTGGTTGACAGGGCTGTCCAGGCCCAGCAGCAGCGGCGCCTTGGCGCCCATGGCCACGGCCTTCTCGGCGGCCTGCTCGGCTTCGTCTTCCGGGGCCAGGGCGAAGAAATAGCTGTCGGCCTGGCCGGGCCTGAACACCCGGTTCAGGGCCAGCCAGGGCACCTGCACCTGGCCTTCCCGCTGCAGTCGGGTGACATTGGCTCTCAGCAGCGGGCCTATCAGCAGCTCGGCGCCTTCGCTCTGGGCCTGTTGCCAGGCCGCCAGCACGTCCTGGCTGCTGTCATAGATGCGCAGCTGGTAGGGGGCACCGCTGTCCAGGTAGGCGGACACCAGGCCGTCGCGAATGGCCTGGCCCTGGGCCGCGTAGCTGCCGGTCAGCGGCAGCAGTACCGCCACGCTGGTGGGCTGGTAATCCTGGACCTGGGTCAGCAGCGCCAGGGGCTTGGGCAGGAAGCGGGCCGGCAGGGCCAGGGGGTTCTGCTGCTGCCAGGCCTCGATGGCTTCCTGCAGGGCGGGGCCGCGCAGGCGCTGGGCCAGCTCATGGAGTTGTTGCCAGTCGTGCCATTCGGGGCCCAGCTCGGCCACGTCCACCTGACCCAGGCCCTGCCAGATCCTGTCCACCAGGCGGGCCTTTTCCACCGGATCCCGCACCTGCTCGGCCAGGGCCTTGAGCTGGGGCAGCAGGGCGGCGTTGTCGCCTTCCAGCTCGGCGATGCGGCTGAGCAGGCGCAGGCGCTGCTCGGCAAAGGCCCTGGGCATGGACCTGTCCAGCAGGGCCAGGGCAGCGCCCATGTCCCTGTCCTGGATGGCCAGGCGGGCCGACAACAGATCCAGGGCGGCCCGGCCGGCCGGTGACTGCAGCTTGCCGGCCAGGAATCGCGCCACGTGGGCGGCCTGGTCCCAGTCGCCGGCCTGGGCATAGGCGCGGCCGGCCTGGAGCTGCCACAGCAGCTGGCTTTCGCCTTCCGCGGTCTTGGCCTTTTCCAGGTAACTGGCGGGCCTGTCGACCACGGGAGCGGCCAGGCGCTGGCTCCAGTCGACCTGCCGTCCCGGTCCGGCACAGCTGCTCAATAACATAGCCGACGCCAGCAGCAGGGCGGCTCGTGCTAGAATCCTTGCCATTTGCGATCACTGTCTTCGCTTTCAACTGGCCCTAGTGTATTCGACGGGCAGTGGCGAAACAAACCAAGGAGCCCCGCTAGATGGCTGATATTCATGGTGTCCTGTACATAGTGCCAACGCCCCTGGGCAACCTGGGCGACATCACCCAGCGTGCCCTGGATACCCTGGCGTCCGTCGACCTGATCGCCGCCGAGGATACCCGCCATACCGGCCAGCTGCTGCACCACTTCCAGATCAAGACCCCCACCTTCGCCCTGCACGACCACAATGAGAAACAGAAGGCGGGCCTGCTGATCGGCAAGCTCCAGGCCGGCCAGAGCATCGCCCTGGTCAGCGACGCCGGTACGCCGCTCATCTCCGACCCCGGCTATGCCCTGGTCAACCAGTGCCGGGAGGCGGGCATCCAGGTGGTGCCGCTGCCCGGGCCCTGCGCCGCCATCACCGCCCTGTCCGCCGCCGGCCTGCCCACCGACAGATTCGCCTTCGAAGGCTTCCTGCCGGCCAAGGCCGGGGCCCGTCACGACCAGCTGGCCGCCCTGGCCGGCGAGCCCCGCACCCTGGTGTTCTACGAGTCGCCCCGGCGCATCCTCGATACCCTGGCCGCCATCCTTGAGGTGATGGGACAGGACCGCCACGTGGTGCTGGCCCGGGAGCTGACCAAGACCTTCGAGACCATCCACGGCGATCGGGTCGCCGCCCTCATCGACTGGCTTCGCGAGGACGACAACCGCCAGAAGGGCGAAATGGTGCTGATGGTGGCGCCGGCCCCCAAGGACGACAGCCTGCCGGCCGAGGCGATCGCCTTGTTCGAGGCCCTGGTCGAGGAGCTGCCCCGCAAGAAGGCGGCGGCCCTGGTTGCCGACGCCTTCGGGGTCAAAAAGAACCAGCTTTACAAACTGGGACTGGAGCAGGACTGAGCACGGCGCTATACTGCGCCTCCGCGGAGTCGGCCGGACGGTCGCTGCTCGCTTAGGCGAGGGGAGGAAAGTCCGGGCTCCATAGGGCAGGGTGCCAGGTAACACCTGGGGGGCGCGAGCCTACGACCAGTGCAACAGAGAGCAGACCGCCGATGGCCCGTTGCTTGCAACGGCGCACAGGTAAGGGTGAAAGGGTGCGGTAAGAGCGCACCGCGCGGCTGGCAACAGTTCGCGGCACGGTAAACTCCACCCGGAGCAAGACCAAATAGGCCCCCTGAGGCGTGGCCCGCGCTGGGGGCGGGTAGGTTGCTTGAGCCTGCGAGCGATCGCAGGCCTAGACGAATGGCCGTTCAACGACAGAACCCGGCTTACAGGCCGGCTCCGCGGACCTATTTCATTGCAGGAAGCCACCGAAGGGTGGTTTTTTGTTTTTAGGTGCAGCGTCAGCCTGGAGGGCCATCCATATCAGTGTCCCTAGGATCACCTCGATGCGGAATGGTTCAAGGATTCGGGAAACAACGTCCTTTTCTTGTCATACTCCACCTAAATCATGTCGAGCAGCTGCTCTGTTTCTTCAAAAAATTGCTCGCTTTTACTCGTTACAAGACCAAAGCGTAAGAGAAACAAGTGATCAGTAAAGAGTCGGTATAGACTCCAGCAACATACGCGCAGTGGCAGCGTGGTTTTACTGGCGCCGTCACCTGCATAGAGTTTGACAACCTGCTGCTGAATAGAACGGTCGATGACCGGGCCATTCCCGTGCCAATTTATCAAGACTAAATCAAACGCGGGATCGCCAAAATGAGCCCGCTCCCAGTCAATCAACTTCAGACCCTGTACCGGATGTGTAATGATATTGCCCGGATGCAGATCGCCATGCACCAGCGAGAAGTGTGAAATGTCGGTAAAGGCCGCTTGATGTGCGTTTAATATGTTCGTCACCCGGGCTTTAATGTCGAGCAGTCTGGGATCTTCAGCTTCTTGGCGGCGACAAAAATAGCGCCAGGCTTGCTCCAGTGTATTTGCCGGGTTAAGTATGGTTGCCTTAGGTTTGAGCAGATTGCCCCCGTATTGCGAATTTACTTGGTGGACTGTGCTTAGTACCTGTGCAAGTTCGGTTAACAAAGTCTCACTCCAAGCGGTGTCTGTGCGCCCGGCAATGTATTTTATCAACAGGCCGTCGCGTTCACCCTGGCCTTTGTCAAATAGGTTGTCTATGCCCAGGCTTGTATTGCGGACAAGGGAATAGGCGTGGGCCTCCTTCGCAAGCCCGTTTTTTATATACCCCTTCGCCAGCTTCAGTACCCAGCGCTCTTTATTGCTTAAGGTAACAAGGAAGTTGTCGTTGGTTACCCCTGCCAAGAGGGGGGTGATGTTGGACACCTGGGGTTTTGAAGCAGTTGCTGTCAGGTACTTTTCCAGCAGCCTGCATACCCGCTTAGTTGGCATGTGCGGCATGGTCTTCCATATAGTCATCGACCGAAACGCTCAAGATGCGCTTGTGAGTCAGATACACGTACACCATGATGGCCACCATCATTCCAACCAATGACCACTGAATGCTCGGCAGCTGGGTACTTATCACGGTCAATGCGATACAAACCAAGGTGTTGCCAATAATGGCTTTCCTCCAGGGCGGGAAGGCATACCAGTAGGGTATCTGCTTGCCGAGGTAAAAAAACACCAGGCCGGTGATTGCCAGCAAGCCATAGGTCGATTGATCTAAGTCTGACAAAATCGCATGGCGTATCAAGTTTGCGAGCAACAGCAAGCCCATGCACAAAAGCAAGTGGCTGTAGATAAAGGCATTAGCAGTTTTTATCCGTGCTGCTTTTTCAAGCATATGGAAGCTGTCAAAATATACCCACCAAATGGCCCCGATCAGTGCAAAGCCAGCAATGGCGCCTATGACGGTGGTGACTTGCCAATTCACATCAGAGAGTGAAGCAACCATGGCAATTATCGACTCACCGAGAATAATAATCGCCAATAGGCCGGAGCGCTCCACCAGGTGTGCCCGATCGACCGGCACATTGGCGGTTTTATGGCGCAGCGACACCTGCCAGATCATGTCGATGAGCACGCCTGCGTAAAACACGGCAAATTTGGCGACACCCTCAAGCAGCAGGCTGCCTAACGAGATCAGTGAGCCTATGCCAATTGAAAGTGCCATGTCCCTTGCAAACACCACCTGCTCGCCCTTGGTAGAATGTACGTGCAGGTAGCCGGCCATCAAAATAGCTCTGATCACACAGTACAGCACAACAAAGAGTGCAAAATCCTCACCGAGGCTGGTTTGAGCAAAGGTCGAAAGCACGATAAGCAACCCCATGATGGTTAGGCTGATCAACCTGTGCTCGCGGCTGTCGGTATCAAAGCGGTTGGCATACAGGGTATGTGTCATCCAGATCCACCAAACCGGGATAAACACCAAGGGAAAGCGGAGCAGCTGCTCAACACTGATGTGGCCGTGGTGGGTGTGGGCAAGATCATGGGTAATAACACCGATAACGGCCACGAACACCAGGTCGAAAAACAGCTCCAACCAGGTCGCGTGGCGGTTATGGGATTGATACAGGGTTGAGAACATGGCTGCCCCCTTACCGTAATGACGGATGTGTCCAGCTAAAGGGCTTCATTGGCTCGTCTACTTCGGTGTGTGCCAGAGCGTTGGTAAAGTTGGAGATCAGCTTTGCCGCTAAACCGGTCAGCACTTCCAGTGCCTGGCGCTTTGTATAGCCGGCGGATAAAAAGGCATTAAGTTTTTCATCGCCGATATGGCCACGGTTATCCAGCAGGGCCTTGGTGAAATCGTGAAGAGCCTGCAACTTGGTATCGGGCAGTTGCGTTCCTTCTCTGAGAGCCTCTATCACCTCATCGGGCATTTTCGCGGCTTTCATCACCCAGGTATGACCTGGAACGCAGTAGTGGCAGTTGTTTTCAAAGTTGGCGGTCATAAAGACTACCTGTTGCTCTACCGGTGACAGGGTACTCGCTTGCATGAACGATGAGAAAGTCTCGTTATACGCCTTGTAAGTGATCGGCGCTTCCGCCAGTACCTTATGTAAATTAGGCAGCATGCCGAAGCTGGCCAGGGACTCTTGCATCAAGGGCTTGGATTCTTCAGGGGCGGTATCCGTTTCATAATAGGTAAACATGTTTTCACCTCTGTCGTTTATGGACTTTCATTGATGGCTTGTGTGACGGTTGTTTTCATTGAGGCAGGGCACCTTATTTACGCTCAACTATGATGGCGGTAATGGTGGTCTCACCCAGGTTAAAAACCTGGTGCTCCCATTGGTCGTGCCACATGGTGTAGCCATCGGGGATCTCCAGCTCAAGCTGCTCGTTGTCGGCTGTTTTGATACGGGCCTTGCCGCCGCGCTCAAAATACACGGTCTCAGCATTGTGCTTGTGCCAGTTGTCATGCTCACCCGGGTGTAAGGTCATGCGTAAGACCAGTACCTGCTCGTTTTCCAGCAAGACCTCGTATTTATCGGGCGAGGCAAGGTGCGCGTGTTCGGCCTCTTTGCTAAGGGCATAAGATGAGCACAGCAAGGTACTCACCAGGCCCAGCATGACTCGTCTTCCTGTGCTCATAACTTGTCTCCTTATTTATGCATGCCGCGGATCGGGTAGTTATTGCCCGGGTCGCGGATCCAGCCGAGGCCGCTAACCAGTGCCGAGAGCTCCGGCCTGACAAAGGGGTTATTTGAAATATCCATCACCTGAATTCTGCCTTCGGCATTGACGACAAAAAGTGCCGGCTCTGCAAAGGGGTGATCCGTTTCCTGTGGTGAACGGGGATCTGAAATATACACACCCAGTTCTTTCATCTGCTCCAGGGTCAGGCCATAGGCGAGGGGGAAGGAAATGTCCAGCTGGGCCAGGTGCTCCTGCAGCTGTGCTTTGCTGTCGCCGGATACCGCAATAATATCGACACCGGTGTTAAGCAATTCTGCCTTAAACTGCTCCAGGTTATTAAGGTAACGCGTGCACAGGGGGCAGTGGCGGCCCCGGTAAACAACAACCAGTTGCCAGTCGGCCCCGTTTGCCGGTTTGCCGAGCACTGCCTGCTCTCCGTTCAAAAGTGTTGCTGATATCTTCGGAAACACACTGCCCGGATGCAGTTTGTTGGTGTATATCAGTTCGTTAGGCATAACGGCTCCTTAAAAGTGGCTGTTCAGGTGCTTTTCAAAGCGCGCGAAGTCATTATCGATATCGGCATTTTTCATCACATCAAAACAAGCGAAGGTCGGCATCGC belongs to Gallaecimonas sp. GXIMD4217 and includes:
- a CDS encoding aminoglycoside phosphotransferase family protein, encoding MPHMPTKRVCRLLEKYLTATASKPQVSNITPLLAGVTNDNFLVTLSNKERWVLKLAKGYIKNGLAKEAHAYSLVRNTSLGIDNLFDKGQGERDGLLIKYIAGRTDTAWSETLLTELAQVLSTVHQVNSQYGGNLLKPKATILNPANTLEQAWRYFCRRQEAEDPRLLDIKARVTNILNAHQAAFTDISHFSLVHGDLHPGNIITHPVQGLKLIDWERAHFGDPAFDLVLINWHGNGPVIDRSIQQQVVKLYAGDGASKTTLPLRVCCWSLYRLFTDHLFLLRFGLVTSKSEQFFEETEQLLDMI
- a CDS encoding low temperature requirement protein A encodes the protein MFSTLYQSHNRHATWLELFFDLVFVAVIGVITHDLAHTHHGHISVEQLLRFPLVFIPVWWIWMTHTLYANRFDTDSREHRLISLTIMGLLIVLSTFAQTSLGEDFALFVVLYCVIRAILMAGYLHVHSTKGEQVVFARDMALSIGIGSLISLGSLLLEGVAKFAVFYAGVLIDMIWQVSLRHKTANVPVDRAHLVERSGLLAIIILGESIIAMVASLSDVNWQVTTVIGAIAGFALIGAIWWVYFDSFHMLEKAARIKTANAFIYSHLLLCMGLLLLANLIRHAILSDLDQSTYGLLAITGLVFFYLGKQIPYWYAFPPWRKAIIGNTLVCIALTVISTQLPSIQWSLVGMMVAIMVYVYLTHKRILSVSVDDYMEDHAAHAN
- a CDS encoding redoxin domain-containing protein is translated as MPNELIYTNKLHPGSVFPKISATLLNGEQAVLGKPANGADWQLVVVYRGRHCPLCTRYLNNLEQFKAELLNTGVDIIAVSGDSKAQLQEHLAQLDISFPLAYGLTLEQMKELGVYISDPRSPQETDHPFAEPALFVVNAEGRIQVMDISNNPFVRPELSALVSGLGWIRDPGNNYPIRGMHK
- a CDS encoding carboxymuconolactone decarboxylase family protein, which encodes MFTYYETDTAPEESKPLMQESLASFGMLPNLHKVLAEAPITYKAYNETFSSFMQASTLSPVEQQVVFMTANFENNCHYCVPGHTWVMKAAKMPDEVIEALREGTQLPDTKLQALHDFTKALLDNRGHIGDEKLNAFLSAGYTKRQALEVLTGLAAKLISNFTNALAHTEVDEPMKPFSWTHPSLR